A genomic region of Gossypium hirsutum isolate 1008001.06 chromosome D01, Gossypium_hirsutum_v2.1, whole genome shotgun sequence contains the following coding sequences:
- the LOC107921687 gene encoding uncharacterized mitochondrial protein AtMg00860-like, translating into MCVDYRRLNQHTVKDKFSIPVIEELLDELGEAKSWSEHLQHLRSVLLILREQQLYAKKTKYCFGSSQVHYLGHVLQEGTVSMDTSKIDCILAWVIPRSVKELRSFLGLTGYYRRFIKNYGMMACPLTDLLKKNGWEWSDRATEAFQTLKQAISSAPVLALPNF; encoded by the exons atgtgcgtggattatagGCGGTTGAACCAACATACAGTCAAAGATAAGTTTTCTATTCCGGTGATCGAAGAGTTACTAGATGAACTAGGGGAGGCTAAG TCTTGGTCGGAGCACTTACAACATTTAAGGTCAGTTTTGTTGATTTTAAGAGAgcagcagttgtatgctaaaaaGACAAAATATTGTTTTGGGTCTTCCCAAGTTCATTACCTGGGACATGTTCTGCAAGAGGGAACCGTTTCCATGGACACCTCAAAAATTGATTGCATACTTGCTTGGGTCATTCCTCGGTCAGTGAAGGAGTTGCGCAGTTTTCTTGGTCTCACCGGGTATTACAGGCGGTTTATCAAGAATTATGGAATGATGGCTTGTCCATTAACTGATTTGTTAAAGAAAAATGGGTGGGAATGGTCTGACCGAGCTACTGAAGCTTTCCAGACACTTAAACAAGCTATAAGCTCAGCTCCTGTGTTAGCACTTCCAAATTTTTAG